CAGGTTTCTAAATATGTGATATTTATCGTGTCCCTAAACAAGATTGTTAACAGGTCATGTTCGTGTTTGGAAAAAAAGATATCATGTCGTGTCTAGCATCTTAGGtcatcgtgtcttatcgtgtcgtgCCTGACCTGTTATGCCAGCCCTAATTGCATTAAGCCATTAACTAGATCTTGAATGCAAGACCACTAAAATTAGTCATGGACTTAAAGATTGTGAGTTCTGGGAATCAAGGATAGTAAATTTATATTCATTGGTAATCTAGACGATAAAGGCGAACAAAGTGAAGCAAAGACAAGATAACACTTGAGTTTAAGCATGTGTTCTTTTTGAATACTCTTGTGAGcatggttttaaaaacgtttgaggcgtgcgcctcgaggcgaaacggccaaaaaacgaGCCCGAGACGCGCCTCATGGTGTTTTTAATGTATatgcgcctcagaggggctgaggTGAGGCGCTAAGAAAGCTGTGCCTCAGGGGATTTTGatagttgtttttgatgtttttgactttttgtgtcaatttcaagcatttcatgtcttttttaagtgtgtttttgatgattttgatgaatctgatgatgaaattagttagtattattatttttataatatatttaatttttatatatatatttattaatacCGCCTCGGCCTTACGCCTCGTTCGCCTCGAGAGGCGAAGGGAAAAcacctcgaaactcgtttccgttctttCAAACCTTGCTTGTGAGTTAGCTTATTGCTTTCGGTGATTTGATTTTCGAATTGCGTAGATATAAACGTCTCTCTTTGTCCTTAACGATATAGACTTGTATTCATATGGTAATTTCTGTTATTCCTACCTTCTGAAACAGCCAAAACAAACTGTCATAAATCCTACTCCGATTCTCCAAGGAAGCATCAAAACTGAACTAGTATACGATCATTCATTTGGACCATCGTCTTGCGGTGTTGGCAAAAGAAACAGGCAACCGAAGACCACTAAAAAGGCTAAATCTGGAAAACAAGAACCAAATACAGACTCCTATAATCTTAATTTGGCCGGTGCTTGTCGTTATGATAGTTCTCTTGGTGAGCTTACACGAATCGCTATGATCATTTATTATGGTTATGAATTATGTCGGTTATTATATACTAATGATAAACATTTTTTATGTTGTTGACAGGACTCCTGACAAAGAAGTTTGTTAGTTTGATACAGGCGGATAAAGATGGTATTCTTGATCTAAACAAGGCTGCAGTCATTTTAGATGTATGATCAGCAACATGTTCTTACTCATTCATAATTTAGAGGcgttaatttaataataattatatgaGTTTAAGTAATTGAGAGAAAAGGAATGGTTTGAAAAACGACGAgagaaaactttttttttttttttttgtattattaaatTATTAATTTTTCATATGAGTAAAAAGAAAGGAACTTGAGGGAAATTAATGGCTTTAAAATTCCCAAATGCGTTTCACACTTTTTTGTAgaagtaaagtacacggatggtctctgtggtttgcactttgtaacacatttagtccccctaaccaacaaatctaaaggtttcgaacatagttgttaaaagccattgcctcttgcgcctaggcccatttttcaggcgaggcgaggcagttgcgctttaagtcgaggaaattgcgctttaattctctaggtgatggttcaggcgcacattccggcgagattcctagattctggagagtttccggccaaatacactaatattttagaACTTTTTGTACTAAATATATGATATAAAGTGTTATATAATAgattttggttattttatttgaagaatagtattctttttctaatacataatttattttaattttttttcattatgcgttttatttttctcaggccctcactttttttgcgctttgcacctaggccccaggcgaggcctatgtACCTTGAGTGCACCTAACGCTTTTAATAACTATGGTTTCGAACTTAaacaagttagggactaaatgcgttacaaagttgAAACTACATGGACTATCCATGTACTTCTGGAaaactagggaccaaatccaaaattttggtaaaccacagggaccatccgtgtactttacgtCTTTACCTACCTTATTCAAAGTCATATAACTTTTCATGCATTATGAATATCATTTATCTTTTAGTTTTTGTGCAGGTTCAAAAGAGGAGAATTTACGATATTACCAACGTACTTGAAGGAATAGGACTAGTAGAAAAGGCTACAAAGAATCACATCCGGTGGAAGTAAGTTTTTTTTATCCTTCTGTTCCATGCATTTGTGCTTATGTTCATTTGTTAGTGCATTGACCTTTCACTTACAGGGGACACAATAGTTCATCACCACGAAGCCAGCTTGATAATTCAAAAAAATTAAAGGTAACGTATAAAGCACTACAAATAACACAGTACGGTAATATAATATGAATTTTAACCAAGTGTGCCTTTTAAAGTAGTTGCAGAAATGCGCTATAGCtcgaaaaaataaaaataaaatatgtgGGACGGGGTTGAAGTGTTAATATTTTAAGTTTAATTAatcaataatatataaaaatatgggaaaataaacaaaagttatacatataatatttttaatatgtatttcagtctttaaaatattagaaaaacaaaaataatgcATATAGATATACGTGCacgtttatttttttggtttttttattttttccgtatctataaaaataaaataaaaaaaataatgagcTGGCTCGAACATtttacgagccgagctcgagctcgactttTCAGCTCAAAAAAATaaacaagccgagccgagctggcttgTTTAAGTTCGAGCTCGAGCTCAACCTGGCTCGGCTCAACTCGACTCAGTTACAGAGGTTCATGAGGTTTGCAAATTCTGAACGTCCAAACACTAATTTTGACGTTTTTATGACAGGCGGAGGTTGAACAACTGCATGCTGAAGAATCCAGGCTTGATGAATGCATAAGGTTTAGTTGGTTGCAAATACAAttatagttgtcaatagcgaataGCGGACAATAGTGACAAGCTACCTATACGCTATACAACGATAGCAATGAAATATCAGGCGCTGTTTCATGTTTAGCGATACACTGAAAAAAAGAAGaaatattttacatgtatattttataaaaaaaaatctgcTAATATGGAAGAAATACACTTCTTTTTTCAATcctattacaaaaaaaaaacctaaatatGCTTCCTTTTTTTAATctctatttatatttataaaaaaaaaaaaagaaacgcTATTTTCACGCTATTTAGTGATTaattgaatttgtataaaatataacATATCAGTATAACATCTTATTTTCTATCCAGGAAATCACGAGAGCGCCTGAACTCAGTGGAACTCAATCATAATCATCAAAAGTACGTCTAACTTGATATCTTTATGTTGTTCTTCACATATATTAATCTTTATGCTACAATATGATCATAGTTTTAGAGTAATTAAAATCTGGAATCATTTTTTTGATTGTTTGTTACAAACAAGCCAAGCCATTGTTCTTGCAAAAATGCGAAAGAATAAGCACTTTCGGACAAAAACTGTAACACGTGattattttgtaattatttattttttcttaACAATTTTCCTAAAATTGTTCATTTCTACAAGGATCGTTTTGAATTTGCTTAAAATGCCGTAGATCGTTTTGTTTCAAAGATATGATTATCATCATTACAATATAGTTTCTTAATCCTACTTAAAACATTGATTCTTTAAAATAAAGTAAACGGATGCCCCCTgtggtttatcaaaattttggatttggtccctagctttccaaaagtacacggatatggtccatgtggttttcactttgtaacgcatttagttccTAATAACTTGAACCTACTAAAACCTTTAGATTGGTTGGTTGTGGGCTAAATGTGTTACAAACTGCAAACCACAATGACTATCCGTACTTTTGGAAAGCGGGTCAACTCGACTTTACCGGTTCTAAATATTGTCACTCGATATGATCCAACAGACATTTTGTTGGTTTCTTTCAGGCACCTTTACTTGACGGGAGACGATCTTAGGAATATTCCATGTTTCAAGGTTCGATGAGTTTTTCCAGTGATCTCAGACTCATTTTTTAAATACCCGTTATAAAGTTACGTTTATTTGTTGAGTGCAGAATCAGACCCTAATCGCAATAAGAGCGCCACGTGCTAGCTCTATTGAGGTTCCCGACCCTGATCAGGTGAGTGTGGTTCAGatgaacaaacaaacaaacttaaacgaacataatttaacaaacaataaacaacataattgaacaaacataaatgaacataaGGTTAATAtcgtttgtttacctcttaacgaggctcttaatggttcagacatcttactggttcagcacttaatggttcagactgtttgtttcacgagcagatgtctgaatggttaagatttatacagagtcgtCTGAATGgctaagacctctaatctgaattggtcagacatttgcctttgaacggttaagcattataaaggctcttaatagttcagacctcttactggttcagcacttaatggttcagacctctacctcttactggttcagcacttaaccattcagatgttgccaaacggCTCCTTAGTGATTAATTACAATAAATTCCATTGAAAACCCAATTTTTATTACTAAAAAGTCCAATTaccaattagttatatttatataagtagctAGAATTTCCTTTTATGTTTGATATTTATATACTACTTATGTATTTCAACtgaaacaaacataaatgaacaaacataaacaaatgtaaataaaCGGACGTTCACGatcataaatgaacgaacaaaacatgtgttcatgtttgttcgtttaattaaattaacaaatatttgtcttcatgttcgttcatttaattaaattaacaaatatttgtgttcatgttcgttagtttattaaataaacgaacataaaacGAACTTCCAGCCGAACAAGTTTATAAATgtccggttcgtttacaggcctaatgGATGTAATCTATCATTATTTTTGTTAATGGTTTTATTTTGATATGAAAATATTGGGTTTGCAGGATAGTGGTTTTTCTCAGAAACAATTTAGACTTATTGTTAGAAGCCATACAGGCCCGATTGATATGTATCTTATAAGGTACTGCTTTTCATACATTTTAATACTGATCTAGTCTCTAACGTTTGGAGTTAGTTATCTTTTTAATTTTACTCAAAAGTAAACATGGTTTTGACCCTCGGGTATCGGTATGTTCCATGCTAGTGAATCCGAGGAGCAGAGAAAATCATTAAACGAAACAGCTCGAGAAGATGGCGGCTCGGTCAACGCATCACACCAAAATACTAATATAGAATCACTCAACTTGTTTGACTCCCAAGTAAATGGTATCAAGAAGATAAT
The Helianthus annuus cultivar XRQ/B chromosome 6, HanXRQr2.0-SUNRISE, whole genome shotgun sequence genome window above contains:
- the LOC110936416 gene encoding transcription factor E2FC — encoded protein: MSVADDVNLSPMHLQQQQQIALCNPLIPNHNLPLFFFPPKQTVINPTPILQGSIKTELVYDHSFGPSSCGVGKRNRQPKTTKKAKSGKQEPNTDSYNLNLAGACRYDSSLGLLTKKFVSLIQADKDGILDLNKAAVILDVQKRRIYDITNVLEGIGLVEKATKNHIRWKGHNSSSPRSQLDNSKKLKAEVEQLHAEESRLDECIRKSRERLNSVELNHNHQKHLYLTGDDLRNIPCFKNQTLIAIRAPRASSIEVPDPDQDSGFSQKQFRLIVRSHTGPIDMYLISESEEQRKSLNETAREDGGSVNASHQNTNIESLNLFDSQVNGIKKIIPSQNDIADDYWFGSNAEVSASELWGMNLA